A genomic window from Salvia hispanica cultivar TCC Black 2014 chromosome 5, UniMelb_Shisp_WGS_1.0, whole genome shotgun sequence includes:
- the LOC125188120 gene encoding uncharacterized protein LOC125188120, giving the protein MSEAEEVKMHIKVVINKEKTKVLFAEADSDFTDVLLSFLLLPLGTIVEVLEKHYGDKAPVIGSLNTLYRGAKNLDLIHFLGEDVKKELINSTLFDSELCKLRLNIRGTQLTNSSNGESYEGVFTKSAASFIITEKLFVIPSVFGSIVETLSTLGIAVEDMDGTETRNVTFGLNEIIGLLKESLISMDPLTALFFPRKLIEPTVGHVSLHQVFPEDILRNPKIMTLKVMLQKSTNKFLFAQANADFVNFLFNNLTISLGRVGWFLCSNTGLKKMDNLHVSVSSNIDSMYLKCNKELLINPDPTSINLSGKEANEYCYLNMGGSESQSYVEGSRMYMVSDDLTVAPLGVTSGLSVINQLKISLSDVEEVKLKVGLKEALNILKASLTSTTALTDGLIKPFLKEQLIKPLLKK; this is encoded by the exons ATGTCTGAGGCTGAGGAAGTGAAGATGCATATCAAGGTTGTGATAAATAAGGAGAAAACGAAGGTACTATTTGCAGAAGCTGACAGCGATTTCACGGACGTGTTGCTAAGCTTCCTACTTCTTCCATTGGGAACAATTGTGGAAGTCCTTGAGAAGCACTACGGAGACAAGGCGCCTGTCATTGGAAGCTTGAACACTCTCTACAGAGGTGCAAAAAATCTTGATCTCATCCATTTTCTTGGAGAGGATGTCAAGAAAGAGCTGATCAATTCAACACTTTTTGATAGTGAATTGTGTAAACTGAGACTTAACATTCGCGGAACTCAGCTCACAAATTCCAGTAATGGGGAATCATATGAAGGAGTTTTCACTAAGAGTGCAGCTTCTTTCATAATCACCGAAAAACTCTTTGTAATTCCTAGTGTGTTCGGCTCCATCGTTGAAACTCTCAGCACTCTCGGCATTGCTGTGGAAGATATGGATGGCACGGAAAcaagaaatgtgacatttggTTTGAATGAG aTTATAGGTCTGCTTAAGGAATCATTGATTTCCATGGACCCACTCACTGCCCTCTTTTTCCCTCGGAAACTGATTGAACCAACAGTGGGGCATGTTTCGTTGCATCAAGTGTTCCCGGAGGACATTCTTAGGAACCCGAAGATTATGACCTTGAAAGTCATGCTTCAAAAATCTACAAACAAGTTTCTATTTGCTCAGGCAAATGctgattttgtaaattttctttttaacaaTCTCACCATTTCCTTAGGAAGAGTTGGGTGGTTTCTATGCTCTAACACTGGTCTCAAGAAAATGGATAATTTGCATGTTAGCGTGTCTAGTAATATTGATAGCATGTATCTGAAATGTAACAAAGAATTGCTGATCAATCCCGATCCTACTAGTATCAATCTTTCTGGAAAGGAGGCCAATGAGTATTGTTATCTAAATATGGGAGGGAGTGAAAGTCAATCTTATGTTGAGGGTTCAAGAATGTATATGGTAAGTGATGACTTGACAGTTGCACCGTTGGGGGTAACCTCGGGTCTTTCTGTTATCAACCAGTTGAAGATCTCTTTATCTGATGTAGAAGAAGTAAAGCTGAAAGTTGGGCTGAAAGAG GCTTTAAACATACTGAAAGCGTCTCTAACGTCGACCACAGCTTTGACAGATGGCCTCATCAAGCCCTTTTTGAAGGAACAACTTATCAAGCCcttgttgaagaaataa
- the LOC125188121 gene encoding uncharacterized protein LOC125188121, producing the protein MFEAEEVQFHVKFVINKSKTKVLFAEAGSDFADVLLSFLAMPLRTIVEVLENHYGDEAPAVGCLNTLYKSARNLDIIHFQEEDGMINSTHFDRQLSRLRVSTHPKSEATFIISDDLRVFPIVECSIIQTLRKIGIAVEDMDGAETRNVTFGRVEWCLGSNYGLNAIENLHSFVACTSDDRLLKWSYTKDMIGCQSYVNGARMFMVSDDLTVAPLGVTVGLSVINELKISLSDIQEVEMKVGLDEALRILKEALTSTTALTDGLIKPFLGKQELKQQSKSESEEQMESESESEEWSSSSNF; encoded by the exons ATGTTTGAGGCTGAGGAAGTTCAGTTCCATGTCAAGTTTGTGATAAATAAGTCGAAGACGAAGGTACTATTCGCAGAAGCTGGTAGCGATTTCGCAGACGTGTTGCTAAGCTTCCTAGCTATGCCATTGCGAACGATTGTGGAAGTCCTCGAGAATCACTACGGAGACGAGGCCCCTGCTGTTGGTTGCTTGAACACACTCTACAAATCTGCAAGAAATCTAGATATCATCCATTTCCAAGAAGAGGATGGAATGATCAATTCAACACATTTTGATAGACAATTGTCTAGATTGAGAGTCTCTACTCACCCCAAAAGTGAAGCTACTTTCATAATCTCCGATGATCTCCGTGTGTTTCCTATTGTGGAATGCTCCATCATTCAAACTCTCAGAAAGATTGGCATTGCTGTGGAAGATATGGACGGCGCAGAGAcaagaaatgtgacatttg GAAGAGTTGAGTGGTGTCTAGGCAGTAATTATGGTCTCAATGCTATAGAGAATTTGCATAGCTTTGTAGCTTGTACTTCTGATGACAGGCTTCTGAAATGGTCATATACCAAAGACATG ATTGGATGTCAATCGTATGTTAATGGAGCGAGAATGTTTATGGTAAGCGATGACTTGACTGTTGCACCGTTGGGTGTAACGGTGGGTCTTTCTGTTATCAATGAGCTGAAGATCTCGTTGTCTGATATACAAGAAGTCGAGATGAAGGTTGGGTTGGACGAG GCTTTGCGCATACTAAAGGAAGCTCTTACATCAACCACTGCTTTGACAGATGGCCTCATCAAGCCCTTTTTGGGGAAACAAGAACTGAAGCAGCAGTCCAAATCAGAATCGGAGGAGCAGATGGAATCGGAATCAGAATCGGAGGAATGGAGCAGCAGTTCTAACTTCTAA